In Streptomyces erythrochromogenes, the DNA window AGCGTCGGGCGTCAACGCCAGCACCCGCGTTTCACACAGGATGCCGAACTCTGTGGTCGTGCTGCGCGGTGCTGGCCGGCCGCGGCTATGGTCGGGCGCAGTCCGCGCCGATAAGGCGTGCGCGGGCGAGGCCCGGTGACCAGAGCGCTCTGGCGGCAGTAGCCCGCGGGAGGGGTGGTGGTGGCTCCGGTTGTGCCAGGCTATCGGGCAATGACGACTCAGCTGATCGGCTTCGGCCCTGCAAATATCACTTCGGCGAGCACCCGGTGCGCCCATGTGCCCGATCAGTGCCCGACTGCGCCTGCTGCGAGCCTTTCACCTGCGGGAACGTTTTTCCCCAACCCGTACCAGAGGAACGGGTTGGACCAGCCGCCGGTCCAGACGGTGGGGAAGAGCGCGGCGATGCCGGCGAGCCGCCCGTCGACCAGGAGTACGGGGCTCCGGCGGGGGTGGTCATGTACCAGTACTCCTCGCAGCCGCCGCCGGAGCCGGTGGCGTACACCTCGGCCAGCAGCCGTTCGGTGTTGCGGGGCGTGGTGACCGTCGGGGTCGTGAGGGGCAGGACCCGGTCGGGGGCGTCGGGAGCGGGGGTGCGCCCTTCGGCGGCGTAGAAGGTGAGGGTCACCTTGACGTCGATGACGCCGGTGTAGGTCTCGTTCACGACGTTGCCGATGAGCATCTCGACGGGCTGCGGGCGGGCGAGGGCGTCGCGGTAGCGGGTGACGTCCTTCTCGACGGCCCAGGTGATGCCGTCGGGCGAGGGCTGGGGCGTCGAGGTGCGCAGGATCTCCACGCCGCCCAGGGAGAGGTGGCCCAGGCGGTCGTACTGGCGGCCCTTGACCTTGCCTTCGAGGCGGAGCACCACCGCCGCCCAGTCGGCCGCACCGCAGTCGGTGGGGGGCGCGTAGTCGCCGCGGTAGGGGGTGAAGTCGCGGAACTGCGCCTCGGCGAGGCCCACCTGGCAGGACCGGGTCGCGGGCCGCGCGACGGGCGGCGCGGCGGTGAGGGGGTCGTGCCAGTCGGTGCCGAACTCGGCGGGCGGCGGGTCGGCCCGGGGCAGGCCGTGCGCGGGTCCCGCGGCGGCCAGGGTGCCGGCGGCCAGCGCGATCGCGCCGAGCAGGCCCGTGATCCTGTGTCGTCTCATGGACCGGCAGTGAAACCCGGTGCGCCGGGCGGTGGCCAGGGCCGGTGGGCCGGACCGGGCCGGTTCTCGTCGTCAGCCGCGCAGGACGACCACGCCGTCGTCGTCCGCGTGGACGGTGTCCCCGACGCGGAAGGTGACCTCGCCGATGGTGACGGGCTCGTCCACGGCGCCGGCGCCGGTCTTGCCGCTCTTGCGGGGGACGGTGCCCAGGGCCTGCACGCCGAGGTCGAGGCCTCCGAGGGCGACGCTGTCGCGGACCGAGCCGTTGATGATCAGGCCCGCCCAGCCGTTGCGTTCGGCCGCTCCGGCGATGAGGTCGCCGACCAGGGCGGTGCGCGGCGAGCCGCCGCCGTCCACGACGAGGACGGCGCCCTCGCCCGGGGTGTGGAGGAGTTCGCGCAGCAGGGCGTTGTCCTCGTGACAGCGGACGGTCCGCACGGGGCCGGCGAAGAGCCGGCGGCCGCCGAACTGCCGGAAGCCGGTGGTGCAGATGTCGAGGGCTTCGCCGTGCTCGTCGTACAGGTCGGCGGTGGGGACGGGGGTGATGCTCATGTCGGTACCGGTTCCTCGCTGCTCGTTCTCGTACGTCGCGCCGTGCGGCCAGGGTAGTGGGCCCGGCTCCGGCGGCGGCCGGGGTGGGGCGGGAGGCCCGGACAACGGCCGGAATCCGACGGGCCGGACGGTGGCGTGCCGGGGATCGTCGACAGGCGGAACGTTTCAGCATGGCGCCGCGCGGTCCCCGGGATCAGACGGGCACCCGTCCCCCGGGTACGGCCAGTTCGGGCGCGGCGGACGGCACCCGGGCCGCCGGGGCGCCCGTCGGGGCGGCCGGCGCGCGGGTCAGCAGGACCACGCCCCACGCCGCCACGAGTGCTCCGGCCCCCGCCAGCAGCAGCCCCGTCGGCCCGCCCTGGAGTCGTTCGCCGAGCAGGACCGCGCCGATGGCGGCCGCGGCGAGGGGATTGGCCAGGTTCACCACGGCGAGCGGGGCGCCGAGCCCGCCGCCCCGGTAGGCCCGCTGCGACAGGAGCATCCCGCCGACCGCGAACACCACGACGAGCAGGGCCACGGCGACGACCCGCACGCTCAGCAGGGATACGCCGCGGCCGCCGACGACGGCCACGGTCTGCGTCAGCGCGGAGGCCACGGCGGAGGCCAGCCCGGAGGCCGTGGCGTGCCGCAGGCCCGCGCCCGGGTCCTTGACCGCGGTCAGGAGCAGGATGGCGGCCGCGGTCGCCCCGGAGACGGCCAGCGCCTCGGCCAGCGTGAGGGTGTCGTCGGGGGCCGGCCCGGAGGCGGGGAGCAGCAGCAGGCCGAGCCCGGCGACGGTCGCGAGGGTGCCGCGCCATTCGGTGGCCGCGACGCGGCGTCCGGCCCGGCGCGCCCCCATCGGCACGGCGGCCACCAGGGTGAGCGCGCCGAGCGGCTGCACCAGGGTGAGGGGCCCGTACCGCAGGGCCGCCGCGTGCAGCAGGGCCGCGGCCGCGTTCAGTCCGGCCGACCACCACCAGACGCCGGAGCCCAGCAGCGCCCCGGCGCTGCGCGCGACGCCGGCGCGGGCGAGTCGCTCCTGGGCGACGGCGCCGGCCGCGTAGGTCACGGCCGAGGCGAGGCAGATCCCGACGGCGAGGGCGGTGTCGTTCACTTTCCCGCTCCCACGGCCGCGGCGGTGCTCTTCTGGCGCGGCAGTCCGCGTACCGCGCCCTCCGCGCCGGCGCCGACGTCCGCGCCTGTGCCCGCCTCGCTGTCCGTGCCCGTGTCCCTGCCCGCGCCCGTGTCGTCCCGGTCGCCCGCGCGCGGCCGCGGCACCACCAGCAGGGCGAGCCCGAGCAGGGCGGCGGCGACGACCGCGTCGAGCCAGTAGTGGTTGGCGGTGCCGACTATCACCAGGAGCGTCACCAGCGGGTGCAGCAGCCACAGCAGCCGCCAGGGCGAGCCCTTGCCGCCCTTCGCGCCCCTCCCGCCACGGGTCGCGACGATCACGCCGATCGCGAGCATCAGCGCCCAGCCGAAGTGCAGGGAGGGCATCGCGGCGAACTGGTTGGCCAGGGTGTCGGCGTCCGGCGCGGCTCGGTAGACCGTGGGCCCGTAGACCTGGCCGGTGTCGATGAGCCGGGCGGCGGGGAGCATCCGCGGGGGCGCCAGGGGGTAGGCGAGGTGCAGGACGAGCGCGGCTCCGGTGAGCACGGCGAGCACCCGGCGGGTCCACAGGTAGTGCGCGGGACGGCGGATGTAGAGCCAGATCAGGAAGAGCGCGGTGGCGGGGAAGTGGACGGCCGCGTAGTAGGTGTTCGCGGTGGTCACGAGGGCGTCCCCGTGGAGCAGCAGCCGCTGCACCGCGCCCTCGCCGGGCAGGTGCAGGAGGCGCTCGGCGTCCCAGATCCGGTCCGCGTTGCGGAAGGCCTCGCCGGTGCGGTCGGTCGAGAGCAGCCGTCCCGCCTTGTAGACGGTGAAGAAGCCCGCGACGAGCAGCAGCTCGCGTATGAGGCGCCGGCGTGCTGCTCTCGGTCCGGCTGCCGGCCCGGCAGGCGTGGTGTGGGCGGTCATCCCCCGGTCTCTCTTCTCTGTTGCGCGCACAGCGACACGCCAGTGTATCGATACATTGGCGTATCGATACGCTGGTGTACCGATACGGTCGCGTTCCCGTACACTTCACGGCGGAACCAGTAGCCGAGGCGCCCCCGAGGAGAGCCGCAGCCCATGACGTCGACGCCGACCCCCGCGCGCCGCTCCAAGATCACCCCGGAGCGGGAGCAGGAGTTCTACGACGCCGTCCTGGACCAGCTGCGCGAGCACGGCTACGAGGCCCTGACGATGGAGGGCGTCGCCGCCCGCGCCAGCTGCGGCAAGTCCACGCTCTACCGGCAGTGGAAGACCAAGCCCCAGCTGGTGGCCGCCGCCCTGCGCTCCGCCCGGCGGGGCACCCTCGCCGCGGTGGACACGGGCACCCTGGCGGGCGACCTGCGCGAGGCGGCCCGGATCGCGGCCGGCACCTCGGGCCGGGACACCCGCCTGACGCAGGCCCTCGGGCACGCCGTACTCAGTGACGAGGCACTCCAGGCCGCCCTGCGCGAGGCCCTGGTCGACCCCGAACTGGCCGCCTTCGACGCGATGGTGGAGCGGGCCGTGGCCCGCGGCGAGATCACCGCGGACCATCCCGCCGTGGAGTTCCTGCCGGCCCAGCTGATGGGCGTGCTCCGCATCCGGCCGGTGCTGGAAGGACAGTACGCGGACGCCGACTACCTGATCCGGTTCGTGGAGGCCGTCATGCTCCCGTCCCTGGGTCTCGCGCCCGGCCGCCCCGTCCGCCCGACGGCCGGCCAGGCCCCCTGAACCGGCGGGCCGTCGTCCCGGTGACCGGACGACGCCCCGCCCGCGCTGCCTCGTGGGGACGGCGGCAGCGCGCCACCCGGACCGGGCGGCGGCCACTCACCCGAGTGGCCGCCGCCCGCTCTGAGCGGCCCCGCGCCGGTTTGCGCCGCATTCAGCGGATCCCGCCCATGGCCCGGGTGAACTCCTCCGGGTCGGCTTCGAAGCCCTCCAGCCGTACGTCGAACGACCAGGCGCCCGAGGCGTCCCGGGTGAACTCGGCGACGGTGGCCGCCGTGGCGCCCGGCACGCCCGCGAAGTCGCCCTGGGCGAGGTCGGTGTGACCCTCCCGGATCCGGAACCCCGTGCCCGCGACATCGGCGAAGGTCTTCGCGCCGCCCGCGCCGCCCCCGGTGTTCTGGATGACCACGCCGATCACCACACGGCCCTTGTCCGGGGACATCCTGTGCAGTTCGACGGTCATCACCTCGTCGAAGCCGAAGCCCTGGCCGGTATGGCTGTCCCGGTTGAGGGTGATGGTTCCGTCCGGCGACCGGCTGCCGAAGTGCACGAGCTGGACGGGCGTCCCGTGCGGATCCGCGGCCCCGTAGACCGCGGCGACGATGTCGAGGTCGTTCGCGGGAGTGCCGGCCGGGCTGGGGTCCCACCGCAGCGCGACCTCCACCTTGGCCAGTCCTTTGCGTACACCGTTCACCGAACTCCCCCTTCGTCTGCGGGTATTGCCCGCCCATGATCCCACGGGCCTCCCCTCCCGGCCCGAACGACCGCACGTTCCCGGCCAGTCGGGCCGGATCGGACACCGGGCGCCGCGCGCCCGGCCCGACCGCCGGGCCGCCCGCGCCGGCCGGCTACCAGTCGCCGTCCTGTACGGGTTTGCCCGGCCTCGGGGCGTTGCCCAGCGGTTTGACCTGGCCCGGGGCGGGCTCCGCCCACGGGGTGTGGTCGTCGCCGAGCCACTCCCCCACCGGCTTCACCCCGCTCAGGGTGTCGGTCGGCGCCAGATCGGCGGCCGAATCGTCGTAGTAGTCGAACCAG includes these proteins:
- a CDS encoding DMT family transporter — protein: MNDTALAVGICLASAVTYAAGAVAQERLARAGVARSAGALLGSGVWWWSAGLNAAAALLHAAALRYGPLTLVQPLGALTLVAAVPMGARRAGRRVAATEWRGTLATVAGLGLLLLPASGPAPDDTLTLAEALAVSGATAAAILLLTAVKDPGAGLRHATASGLASAVASALTQTVAVVGGRGVSLLSVRVVAVALLVVVFAVGGMLLSQRAYRGGGLGAPLAVVNLANPLAAAAIGAVLLGERLQGGPTGLLLAGAGALVAAWGVVLLTRAPAAPTGAPAARVPSAAPELAVPGGRVPV
- a CDS encoding phosphatase PAP2 family protein — protein: MTAHTTPAGPAAGPRAARRRLIRELLLVAGFFTVYKAGRLLSTDRTGEAFRNADRIWDAERLLHLPGEGAVQRLLLHGDALVTTANTYYAAVHFPATALFLIWLYIRRPAHYLWTRRVLAVLTGAALVLHLAYPLAPPRMLPAARLIDTGQVYGPTVYRAAPDADTLANQFAAMPSLHFGWALMLAIGVIVATRGGRGAKGGKGSPWRLLWLLHPLVTLLVIVGTANHYWLDAVVAAALLGLALLVVPRPRAGDRDDTGAGRDTGTDSEAGTGADVGAGAEGAVRGLPRQKSTAAAVGAGK
- a CDS encoding TetR/AcrR family transcriptional regulator — its product is MTSTPTPARRSKITPEREQEFYDAVLDQLREHGYEALTMEGVAARASCGKSTLYRQWKTKPQLVAAALRSARRGTLAAVDTGTLAGDLREAARIAAGTSGRDTRLTQALGHAVLSDEALQAALREALVDPELAAFDAMVERAVARGEITADHPAVEFLPAQLMGVLRIRPVLEGQYADADYLIRFVEAVMLPSLGLAPGRPVRPTAGQAP
- the rraA gene encoding ribonuclease E activity regulator RraA, with product MSITPVPTADLYDEHGEALDICTTGFRQFGGRRLFAGPVRTVRCHEDNALLRELLHTPGEGAVLVVDGGGSPRTALVGDLIAGAAERNGWAGLIINGSVRDSVALGGLDLGVQALGTVPRKSGKTGAGAVDEPVTIGEVTFRVGDTVHADDDGVVVLRG
- a CDS encoding TerD family protein, with translation MNGVRKGLAKVEVALRWDPSPAGTPANDLDIVAAVYGAADPHGTPVQLVHFGSRSPDGTITLNRDSHTGQGFGFDEVMTVELHRMSPDKGRVVIGVVIQNTGGGAGGAKTFADVAGTGFRIREGHTDLAQGDFAGVPGATAATVAEFTRDASGAWSFDVRLEGFEADPEEFTRAMGGIR